A portion of the Magnolia sinica isolate HGM2019 chromosome 17, MsV1, whole genome shotgun sequence genome contains these proteins:
- the LOC131230368 gene encoding uncharacterized protein LOC131230368 has translation MDFFRSVFSDDPEPSDQDPPKGTPAETQKDPSDQNPNPDSPSRSNAGAWSFGSLIKTLATSSESVIETYRRDLEEFRSGLKKETAVIRDVIKDLPVSLEASASAAQDSIESVGQVIDEFGASVWRGTAEIVSQGKDAFLPSDQESDYSSDAQNVSGSGLNSIRYSRFEAQLLAIQSDLSTYCEEPDDLDAFRLWKSGLVLEEKVEEIENLCGENGVLEGVYTKLVPDTIDNETFWSRYFYKVYKLKQVEDARVDLVKRAISREDEEDLSWDVDDDSKDEEGDNVASELKVENSKNIELEKKEFVAGSELVIEKPPVLTEMEVGSSDGGVSDMGIVLGPASDKGPVELNNDENFEKSDGKAEGKVGQGESNNDEKMEKSDEKTEVKVDQGESSKDNDFSIVSSQPLANDEDDLGWDEIEDLGSSDENKGGAGETLSRVDLRKRLSAAEEDEDLSWDIEDDDEPSKQ, from the coding sequence ATGGATTTCTTCAGATCCGTATTCTCGGACGATCCCGAACCCTCCGATCAAGACCCACCTAAAGGAACCCCAGCTGAAACACAAAAAGATCCGTCCGatcaaaaccctaaccctgaTTCTCCGTCCAGATCCAATGCCGGCGCCTGGAGCTTCGGCAGTCTGATCAAAACCCTCGCCACTTCATCCGAATCCGTCATCGAGACCTACCGCCGCGACCTCGAGGAATTCCGCTCTGGCCTCAAGAAAGAGACGGCTGTGATCCGCGATGTCATCAAGGACCTCCCCGTCTCTCTCGAGGCCAGCGCATCCGCAGCGCAGGACTCTATTGAGTCCGTCGGGCAGGTGATTGATGAATTCGGTGCCTCCGTCTGGCGGGGGACTGCTGAGATCGTCTCGCAGGGTAAGGACGCCTTCCTCCCTTCTGATCAAGAAAGTGATTATTCATCCGATGCTCAGAATGTCAGCGGTTCTGGTCTGAATTCAATACGGTACAGTCGGTTCGAAGCACAGCTTCTTGCAATTCAGTCCGATTTGAGTACATACTGTGAAGAACCTGATGATTTGGATGCCTTTAGACTGTGGAAATCAGGCCTTGTGTTGGAGGAGAAGGTGGAGGAGATTGAGAATTTATGTGGGGAGAACGGGGTTTTGGAAGGTGTCTATACGAAGCTTGTTCCAGACACCATCGATAACGAGACTTTCTGGAGTCGCTATTTTTACAAGGTTTATAAGCTCAAGCAGGTGGAGGATGCAAGAGTGGATCTTGTGAAGAGGGCGATTTCGAGGGAAGATGAAGAGGATTTGAGTTGGGATGTTGATGACGACAGCAAAGATGAAGAGGGAGACAATGTGGCATCAGAATTGAAGGTTGAGAACTCCAAAAATATAGAATTGGAGAAGAAAGAGTTTGTTGCGGGTTCGGAATTGGTAATTGAGAAGCCACCTGTTCTCACTGAAATGGAAGTTGGGAGTTCCGATGGAGGAGTTAGCGATATGGGTATTGTCTTGGGGCCAGCCAGTGATAAAGGGCCTGTCGAATTGAACaatgatgaaaattttgaaaaatctgatgggAAGGCGGAAGGGAAGGTGGGTCAAGGTGAATCGAACAATGATGAAAAGATGGAAAAATCTGATGAGAAGACCGAAGTTAAGGTGGACCAAGGTGAATCGAGCAAGGATAACGACTTTTCTATCGTGTCAAGCCAACCCTTGGCAAATGATGAGGATGATCTTGGGTGGGATGAGATTGAAGACCTTGGCAGCAGTGATGAGAATAAAGGGGGTGCTGGTGAGACCCTAAGCAGGGTTGATTTGCGCAAGCGGCTGAGTGCTGCggaggaagatgaagatctgAGTTGGGATATTGAAGATGATGACGAGCCTTCCAAACAGTGA